The following coding sequences lie in one Drosophila bipectinata strain 14024-0381.07 chromosome XR, DbipHiC1v2, whole genome shotgun sequence genomic window:
- the LOC122321362 gene encoding uncharacterized protein yields the protein MALTDSGYTVAWDLLVKRYNNPRLHFMHTMAALYGLESVPKEAAEGIRRVLTLANVCISDLRRLKINIDSCDHWLVHHLLTKLPSSTTQAWEHSLGSSTEIPTFSMLETFLLERLVSIHLIENRNQPLGTRSAPGQSSHPRAPSRSNFNSTNRHSFHVTTEMGAPQCTLCQRNHVLRRCPSFLAKDCFARKTIVDRIKACLNCLSTGYALSHCGSTRNCLQCGQCHHTLLHFPNIATQPTNSALSRQPTNGVHSAQGTQQSVASRSSVLSQQHSLAPGLTASNETQLLSAVATYQNPSTTIFATALIRIVNDQTGQSVLVRALIDHGSEGTLITESLVQTLGLSRTPISAEITGIGDSSHNRCRHRLQLADPNFARSGRIDVLVGVDLIPQLMLPEIRRGTHEEPIAQNTLLGWIVFGPVRKSMTHSITVRCNTTTLDHLVQRFFELDSVPSERQLTTEERWCEEHFRQTHVRQPNGKYMVRLPLKTLFDPSQVLGRSKLIALNRFYTLKRKLQQRDKLHQQYLQAIEEYFDLQQIQEVTTSEDSHSHINTNGKLDVFCSTIPHHAVLKEDSLTTKLRVVYDASCKSSNGKSLNDILCTGPALHNDLRGVILNWRCYRYVFVADIQRMYRCIEMHPEDSQFQRIWWRDGAIRVRNEVIAALRSAGMHLRKWAANHPALLSDIPKVDLCNHSIFEMDNKDSIKTLGLYWQPNPDVYGFKIHFSINPTLSKRALLSTVARLFDPLGFLAPLIGMSKILLKDVWSFRMQQTDGTYRALDWDDMLPESLAARWQRYLEHLPEVQHIRIPRWFGCDFSNVISLQLHMFSDGSSLAYAACAYLRVLDTAGIIHTHLVAARTRVTPTKPLTIPRVELSGAVLATKLATWIQQQLHVPQMRVTVYYWSDAMIVLHWIYGDPCRWKTFVANRIGSIQEVSSASQWGHVSTQDNPANCATRGLTPLQLAQDKLWWSGPDWLQEPEDHRPKVTLTSPDPSTICEEQAAKVIHAHTLTRTSRSTHSSWRDNGFYASSGKGGAQIGCLTFRHALSGDKRKKTYRSMT from the exons ATGGCATTAACGGATTCTGGGTATACGGTAGCCTGGGATCTCCTCGTCAAGCGCTACAACAATCCACGTCTCCACTTTATGCACACCATGGCGGCACTGTATGGTCTTGAGTCGGTTCCCAAGGAAGCTGCAGAAGGTATCAGGCGCGTGCTAACCCTGGCTAATGTTTGCATTAGTGATCTTCgacgtttaaaaataaacattgattCCTGCGATCACTGGCTAGTGCATCATCTGTTAACCAAACTACCAAGCAGCACTACGCAAGCGTGGGAGCACTCATTGGGGAGCTCCACCGAGATTCCAACCTTTTCGATGTTGGAGACTTTCCTGCTGGAGCGCTTAGTTAGCATCCACCTAATCGAAAATCGAAATCAACCACTTGGAACTCGTTCAGCACCAGGACAATCTTCCCATCCTCGTGCGCCTAGCCGATCCAACTTCAATTCCACTAACCGCCACAGTTTTCATGTGACGACGGAAATGGGAGCACCCCAGTGCACTCTCTGCCAAAGAAACCATGTTCTCCGGAGATGCCCCAGTTTTCTCGCGAAGGATTGCTTTGCTCGTAAGACGATCGTCGATCGCATAAAAGCATGCCTCAATTGTCTCAGCACAGGCTACGCACTAAGTCACTGCGGCAGCACTCGCAATTGCTTACAGTGCGGCCAATGCCACCATACGCTTCTGCATTTTCCGAACATAGCAACCCAGCCTACCAACTCTGCCCTATCGCGACAGCCAACGAACGGTGTCCATAGCGCGCAGGGCACCCAACAGAGCGTAGCATCCCGCTCATCTGTTTTGTCTCAACAGCACAGCCTAGCCCCCGGCTTAACTGCTTCGAACGAGACGCAACTCCTCAGCGCAGTTGCCACCTATCAAAATCCATCCACCACGATTTTCGCCACGGCCCTAATCCGAATTGTCAACGACCAAACGGGACAATCTGTTTTAGTCAGAGCGTTGATTGACCATGGCTCGGAAGGAACACTTATCACCGAAAGCTTAGTACAGACGCTGGGTCTCTCACGCACCCCTATATCTGCGGAAATAACAGGGATCGGCGACTCCTCTCACAATCGTTGTCGACATA GATTGCAACTCGCCGATCCCAATTTTGCCCGCTCCGGTCGTATTGACGTGCTTGTGGGCGTTGATCTTATTCCACAATTGATGCTCCCAGAAATTCGACGAGGAACTCATGAGGAACCAATCGCACAAAACACTCTTCTTGGTTGGATTGTTTTTGGACCAGTGAGGAAATCCATGACACACTCCATCACTGTCCGTTGTAACACCACGACGCTTGATCATCTGGTGCAAAGGTTCTTCGAACTAGATAGCGTGCCGTCAGAACGCCAACTCACCACAGAGGAACGATGGTGCGAAGAACACTTTCGTCAAACCCATGTTCGACAGCCCAACGGGAAATACATGGTTCGCTTACCACTGAAAACCTTGTTCGACCCGTCACAAGTTCTAGGCCGATCAAAACTTATAGCCCTAAATCGTTTCTACACACTAAAGCGAAAATTGCAGCAGCGCGATAAGCTTCATCAACAATATCTCCAAGCAATCGAGGAATATTTTGACTTACAGCAAATACAAGAAGTCACTACAAGCGAAGACAGTCACTCTCATATCAACACAAATGGGAAGCTCGACGTCTTCTGCAGCACGATTCCACACCATGCAGTCCTGAAGGAGGACAGCCTGACGACTAAACTCAGGGTAGTCTACGACGCCTCTTGTAAGAGCTCCAACGGGAAATCACTGAATGACATTTTATGTACTGGCCCAGCTCTACATAACGATTTGAGAGGAGTGATACTAAATTGGCGTTGTTATCGCTATGTTTTCGTGGCGGACATCCAAAGGATGTACCGATGTATCGAAATGCATCCAGAGGACTCTCAATTCCAGCGCATTTGGTGGCGTGACGGTGCCATTCGAGTGCGAAACGAGGTCATAGCAGCCCTCCGCTCGGCTGGTATGCATCTTCGAAAATGGGCAGCGAACCACCCGGCGTTGCTTAGCGATATTCCTAAAGTAGACCTCTGCAACCACTCAATCTTCGAAATGGATAATAAAGACAGCATTAAAACGCTCGGACTGTACTGGCAGCCAAATCCGGACGTCTACGGATTCAAAATCCATTTCTCGATCAATCCCACACTTTCGAAAAGGGCTCTTTTATCAACAGTGGCGCGGCTCTTCGATCCATTAGGATTTTTAGCACCCTTAATAGGCATGTCAAAAATTCTCCTCAAGGACGTATGGAGCTTCCGTATGCAGCAAACTGATGGCACTTACCGTGCACTCGATTGGGACGACATGCTACCAGAGTCTTTGGCAGCGCGTTGGCAGCGATATCTCGAACATCTTCCAGAAGTTCAACACATTCGCATACCACGATGGTTCGGTTGCGATTTCAGCAATGTGATATCTCTTCAATTGCACATGTTCTCCGATGGGTCGTCCCTCGCGTATGCAGCGTGTGCCTACCTTCGAGTACTCGACACTGCTGGAATTATACATACACACTTAGTCGCAGCTCGCACTAGGGTTACACCAACAAAGCCTCTCACCATACCGCGAGTGGAGCTTTCCGGAGCAGTTCTAGCTACCAAACTCGCCACATGGATCCAGCAGCAACTTCACGTGCCTCAGATGCGGGTCACAGTGTACTACTGGTCAGACGCCATGATCGTGCTTCACTGGATATATGGAGATCCATGCAGGTGGAAGACTTTTGTAGCCAATCGAATTGGCAGCATCCAAGAGGTCAGCTCTGCTTCACAGTGGGGTCATGTGTCTACGCAGGACAACCCTGCGAATTGTGCAACGCGCGGTTTAACCCCACTACAGCTCGCGCAGGATAAGCTCTGGTGGAGCGGCCCAGACTGGTTGCAGGAACCCGAAGATCATAGGCCCAAGGTAACTCTTACTTCTCCAGATCCGAGCACAATCTGCGAGGAACAGGCAGCAAAAGTTATCCACGCTCACACCT TGACAAGGACCAGTCGCTCAACACACAGTTCATGGAGGGACAACGGATTCTACGCCAGTTCTGGAAAAGGTGGAGCTCAGATTGGTTGTCTCACGTTCAGGCACGCCCTAAGTGGAGACAAGAGGAAGAAAACCTACAGGTCAATGACCTAG